Proteins found in one Nocardia brasiliensis ATCC 700358 genomic segment:
- a CDS encoding ABC transporter ATP-binding protein gives MDAIDLAAATERSATVADSGGTEPRVAGLVRPHAPAFVLVAVLQIVGAVAGLAPLLAVVELGRTLLSPGPVDDGHVWAVVLAGAGGLLVRLLFTGASSGVGHLLDARVQLSFRRLLAARLGRVPIGWFSRRRTGELAKVVGPDVSAVHPLIAHAPGELVAAFVVPLVSLVYLFTIDWRLTLIAMIPVLLAVAHVPLFMTAKRQREQAEIDAAMGRISSAAIEFVQGIAVIKAFGGGARAHREFRTAADTFTETFRRWVFGISGIAAGMQLALSPPFVLLVLLLGGTALITNGSLAPADLLPFLLLGLGLTAPVAALGHGFDDLQAAGRAVGRIKEVLAVAPLPEPAQPVVPQGHRVELREVRFGYAADREVLRGIDLVLEPGTVTALVGPSGSGKSTLVQLLPRFFDPRHGSVTLGGADLRDLSSAELYRRVAFVFQDVRLLRASIADNIALAVPHADRADVERIARLANIHDRILELPHGYDSVVGVDVQLSGGEAQRISIARALLSAVPVLVLDEATAFADPQTEHAVRTALATVRGDRTMLVIAHRLETVADADIVAVLDDGVIVERGRPAELLEQNGKFAEFWRSHRAALTDEIETYGGALQGELR, from the coding sequence ATGGACGCCATCGACCTCGCTGCGGCGACCGAGCGATCTGCGACGGTGGCGGACAGCGGCGGAACGGAACCGAGGGTGGCGGGGTTGGTGCGGCCTCATGCGCCTGCCTTCGTGCTGGTCGCGGTGTTGCAGATCGTCGGGGCGGTGGCCGGGTTGGCACCGTTGCTCGCGGTGGTGGAGTTGGGGCGAACCCTGTTGTCGCCCGGGCCTGTCGACGACGGTCATGTGTGGGCAGTGGTCCTGGCAGGAGCCGGTGGACTACTGGTGCGACTGTTGTTCACCGGGGCGTCGTCGGGGGTCGGGCACCTGCTGGACGCACGGGTGCAGTTGTCGTTTCGCCGCCTGCTGGCGGCGCGGCTCGGGCGGGTGCCGATCGGCTGGTTCTCCCGTCGGCGGACCGGTGAGCTGGCGAAGGTGGTGGGGCCGGACGTGAGCGCGGTGCACCCGCTCATCGCGCACGCCCCGGGGGAACTGGTCGCCGCGTTCGTGGTGCCGCTGGTTTCGCTGGTCTACCTGTTCACCATCGATTGGCGGCTCACCTTGATCGCGATGATCCCGGTGCTGCTCGCGGTCGCGCACGTGCCGCTGTTCATGACGGCGAAGCGACAGCGGGAACAAGCGGAGATCGATGCGGCGATGGGCCGGATCTCCAGTGCCGCCATCGAATTCGTGCAGGGCATCGCGGTGATCAAGGCGTTCGGCGGCGGGGCTCGCGCCCACCGCGAGTTCCGTACGGCGGCAGACACTTTCACCGAGACGTTCCGGCGCTGGGTGTTCGGTATCTCCGGCATCGCGGCGGGTATGCAACTGGCGCTGTCGCCGCCGTTCGTGTTGCTGGTGCTATTGCTCGGTGGCACGGCGTTGATCACGAACGGTTCACTGGCGCCGGCGGATCTGCTTCCGTTCCTGCTGCTCGGGCTGGGGCTGACCGCGCCGGTGGCGGCCCTGGGGCACGGCTTCGACGACCTGCAGGCCGCCGGGCGCGCGGTCGGCCGGATCAAAGAGGTGCTCGCGGTGGCGCCGCTGCCGGAGCCCGCGCAACCGGTTGTGCCGCAGGGACATCGGGTCGAACTGCGCGAGGTCCGGTTCGGCTATGCCGCCGACCGCGAGGTGCTGCGCGGCATCGACCTGGTGCTCGAACCGGGGACGGTCACCGCGCTCGTCGGCCCCTCGGGTAGCGGCAAGTCGACGCTGGTGCAGCTGTTGCCCCGGTTCTTCGATCCCCGCCACGGCTCGGTCACCCTGGGCGGTGCCGACCTGCGCGACCTGAGCAGCGCGGAGCTGTATCGGCGGGTCGCCTTCGTGTTCCAGGACGTCCGTCTACTACGCGCGTCGATCGCCGACAACATCGCGCTCGCGGTGCCGCACGCGGATCGTGCGGACGTGGAGCGCATCGCCCGGCTGGCGAACATTCACGACCGGATCCTCGAACTGCCCCACGGGTACGACTCGGTCGTCGGCGTCGACGTGCAACTGTCCGGCGGTGAGGCACAACGGATTTCAATCGCTCGCGCGCTGCTCTCCGCCGTCCCGGTGCTGGTATTGGACGAAGCGACGGCGTTCGCCGACCCGCAGACCGAGCATGCGGTGCGCACCGCGCTCGCGACCGTGCGCGGGGACCGGACGATGCTGGTCATCGCGCACCGGCTGGAGACCGTCGCCGACGCGGACATCGTCGCGGTACTCGACGACGGCGTCATCGTCGAGCGCGGTCGTCCGGCCGAATTACTCGAACAGAACGGCAAGTTCGCCGAATTCTGGCGATCCCACCGGGCCGCGCTCACCGACGAGATCGAAACCTACGGTGGCGCACTGCAAGGAGAACTCCGATGA
- a CDS encoding S24/S26 family peptidase: MGALDAMAARVARGETVHFRPRGSSMVPLIRSRQLVTVAPVDPAHVEVGDIVLARVAGTVYLHLVTAVDGTRVQIANNRGHINGWTTHPRIFGLCTAIEGTPRRNTANKVRS, translated from the coding sequence ATGGGGGCGTTGGACGCAATGGCAGCACGGGTGGCCCGCGGCGAGACCGTGCACTTCCGCCCGCGCGGCTCCTCCATGGTTCCCCTGATCCGCAGCCGCCAACTGGTCACCGTCGCCCCCGTGGACCCCGCCCACGTAGAAGTAGGCGACATCGTCCTCGCCCGCGTCGCCGGCACCGTCTACCTCCACCTCGTCACCGCCGTCGACGGCACCCGAGTCCAGATCGCCAACAACCGCGGCCACATCAACGGCTGGACCACCCACCCCCGAATCTTCGGCCTCTGCACCGCAATCGAAGGCACCCCCCGCCGCAACACCGCGAACAAGGTCAGGTCATGA
- a CDS encoding response regulator transcription factor, whose amino-acid sequence MTITVVVAEDEALVRAGCVLLLSTTPDIAVIGEAADGAAAIEAVKNLGPQVVLMDLRMPVLDGIEATRAITSTPDAPAVLVLTTFHEDTAVQEALAAGASGFLLKHAAPADLVQAVRCCAAGDGWLDPAIVGSVLGALRRAGPRAVTAPAALTALTAREREVLVLMALGRSNAEISAELFISPATTRTHVAHVIAKTASRDRTQAVVLAYQSGLMT is encoded by the coding sequence ATGACTATCACCGTGGTCGTCGCGGAGGACGAGGCGCTGGTGCGGGCGGGATGTGTCTTGCTGTTGAGCACGACCCCCGACATCGCAGTGATCGGCGAGGCCGCCGACGGCGCCGCCGCCATCGAAGCCGTGAAAAACCTAGGGCCCCAAGTGGTTCTGATGGACCTGCGGATGCCGGTGCTGGACGGTATCGAAGCCACCAGAGCGATCACCAGCACCCCCGACGCGCCGGCGGTCCTGGTGCTCACCACCTTTCACGAAGACACCGCCGTGCAGGAGGCGCTCGCCGCAGGAGCCAGCGGCTTTCTGCTCAAACACGCCGCCCCCGCCGACCTCGTCCAAGCCGTGCGCTGCTGCGCCGCCGGTGACGGCTGGCTCGATCCCGCGATCGTCGGCAGCGTCCTCGGCGCACTGCGCCGCGCGGGCCCACGCGCGGTCACCGCCCCCGCCGCCCTCACCGCCCTGACCGCCAGAGAACGAGAAGTGCTCGTTCTCATGGCTTTGGGTCGCTCCAACGCCGAGATCAGCGCCGAACTGTTCATCAGCCCCGCGACCACCCGCACCCACGTCGCCCACGTGATCGCCAAAACCGCCTCCCGCGACCGCACCCAAGCCGTCGTCCTCGCCTACCAGAGCGGCCTCATGACCTGA
- a CDS encoding sensor histidine kinase: MTEPPHTRIASRWGRAVDVALVSVTGAVDLAFWHGEQHLIGGATLPLWVIPLAVAGLCLALLARRRFPLRVWLVAWLYTGVNLVVPVYYPFAFLLVASYAVAGRVPGVTARLVLVASAVPLGLFSYRFAQAEPAESQLRGFLAAALAWTVFLGIAWGLGRLAHAREQHARAEQDRLAAAAEKALAAQRLRLAHELHDSVTGAVAGMILHAGAARVFAADADRRVQQALEVIEQAGTQAMTELHSMLGLLRSPEPDGTATARFADVERLLEAARRADLEVHLDVTGTARPLTPDADLAAYRIVQESLTNVTKHAGRGATVTLGVAWTEHTLDVTVRSSGGTAAPAAAALSTGAGLRGLRERLDALGGALTSGPEADGWCVHATLPAHASIEVS, encoded by the coding sequence GTGACGGAGCCGCCGCACACCAGGATCGCGTCGCGGTGGGGTCGCGCCGTCGACGTCGCGCTGGTATCCGTCACCGGCGCGGTGGATCTGGCGTTCTGGCACGGGGAGCAGCACCTGATCGGTGGCGCGACGTTGCCGCTGTGGGTGATCCCGCTCGCCGTCGCCGGTCTCTGCCTGGCCCTGCTGGCGCGCCGCCGGTTCCCGCTGCGGGTGTGGCTGGTCGCGTGGCTGTACACCGGCGTCAATCTTGTTGTCCCGGTATATTATCCGTTCGCCTTCCTGCTGGTGGCGAGCTATGCGGTGGCCGGCCGGGTACCCGGGGTCACCGCACGGCTGGTGCTCGTCGCGTCCGCCGTGCCGCTCGGACTGTTCAGCTATCGCTTCGCGCAGGCCGAACCCGCTGAATCCCAGCTGCGCGGCTTCCTGGCCGCTGCGCTGGCGTGGACGGTCTTCCTCGGTATCGCTTGGGGCTTGGGCAGATTGGCGCACGCGCGCGAGCAGCATGCCCGAGCCGAGCAGGACCGACTCGCCGCGGCGGCCGAAAAGGCGCTTGCCGCACAGCGTTTGCGGCTCGCACACGAACTGCACGACAGCGTCACCGGTGCCGTGGCAGGCATGATTCTGCACGCCGGCGCGGCCCGCGTCTTCGCCGCCGACGCCGACCGCCGCGTGCAGCAGGCCCTGGAGGTGATCGAACAGGCCGGCACCCAGGCGATGACCGAATTGCACTCCATGCTCGGCCTGTTGCGTTCACCCGAGCCGGACGGCACGGCGACGGCCCGGTTCGCCGACGTCGAGCGGTTGCTCGAAGCCGCGCGGCGCGCCGACCTGGAAGTGCACCTCGACGTCACCGGCACTGCCCGGCCGCTCACACCCGACGCGGACCTCGCGGCCTACCGGATCGTCCAGGAATCGCTCACCAATGTCACCAAACACGCAGGCCGCGGCGCGACCGTCACACTCGGTGTCGCCTGGACCGAGCACACCCTGGACGTCACCGTCCGCAGCTCCGGCGGCACCGCGGCGCCTGCCGCCGCGGCGCTGTCGACCGGTGCCGGGCTGCGTGGCCTGCGCGAACGCCTCGACGCGCTGGGCGGTGCGCTGACCTCCGGGCCGGAAGCCGACGGCTGGTGCGTGCACGCGACGCTGCCCGCGCACGCGTCGATCGAGGTGTCATGA
- the lanKC gene encoding class III lanthionine synthetase LanKC encodes MVQDTAFTFAHPDYYEPFDRTDPGRRYNPTRPPHGWTRRESEVWTHWTPPQTELPAQGWKVHVSTALGSAQQVLDVVSTACADLGVAFKHLTGKQYFLWLHGKHGSRVQSGKFCAVYPPTPQLAYVLLERLERELSGVAGPYVLTDRRFGTSQCVSYRYGAFRPRHRLQADGTRVPTMLALDGTEVPDERRPGFLLPAGIADPFGPVADADGDEDVHFHGYTFESVLQPSNAGGAYRARREDGTPVFVKEARAHNGYAGNEDARTRLEREYLTLRALHAAAPGLAPAPVELFTEWEHTYLVTEFVPGRTLSKWMVATNPLIHAGAGPAVFAAYYRRCAHLLAQLTAQLATLHDLGYAFVDVSPGNVLVDDQDTVRLIDFEATQPVDHPLGLLGTPGYEPPESRAPGARAKIDPLHVDAYGLRAIAQLLVFPMHEAARRSPETLDHLYADLAELCPPPADLWAAVAHTRTTPPVRRLPSPEEVRCAPAETVRWLRDRTADALTRMAELTNPRWVYPTAPEGHRTNTACVAYGTAGVLHALRAAGRDIDPAIIERLRVTALRDRHRTGPGLLYGNAGIAWVLDDLGERDAALTLLAAANGHRLATESPSWGGGAAGLAMTHLSFFHRTGDADHLEQAQRLLDAVPDGAALRHALGPDHPSGLAHGRPGLALALYYLSMCTGAPEPFERGLRLLRAELGHTEPIPVGALGFRVSDTDRRNMPYLACGSAGYAHVLARYLGHRSDPELAAVLRSCVRAVGIRFTAAPGLCQGQAGLALVHADVAARFPDENFLPDADRRATALFKYAIADGTGVRWLGGLGQRLSADLATGSAGILLALQHATGGVTDPLFTLDHCLAEHPARPRTARPRSDFERR; translated from the coding sequence ATGGTGCAAGATACGGCGTTCACGTTCGCCCACCCCGACTACTACGAACCGTTCGACCGTACCGACCCGGGCAGGCGCTACAACCCGACCCGGCCGCCGCACGGCTGGACCCGGCGCGAGTCCGAGGTGTGGACGCACTGGACTCCCCCGCAGACCGAACTGCCGGCGCAGGGCTGGAAGGTGCACGTCTCCACGGCACTCGGCTCCGCCCAGCAGGTGCTGGACGTGGTGAGCACCGCGTGTGCCGACCTGGGCGTCGCCTTCAAACATCTCACCGGCAAGCAGTACTTCCTCTGGCTGCACGGCAAGCACGGCAGCCGCGTGCAGAGCGGCAAGTTCTGCGCGGTCTACCCGCCGACACCGCAGCTCGCCTACGTCCTGCTCGAACGGCTGGAACGCGAATTGTCCGGTGTCGCAGGGCCGTACGTGCTCACCGACCGGCGCTTCGGCACGTCGCAGTGCGTGTCCTACCGCTACGGCGCGTTCCGTCCGCGCCATCGCCTGCAAGCCGACGGCACGCGGGTACCGACCATGCTCGCACTCGACGGCACCGAGGTGCCCGACGAGCGCCGCCCCGGCTTCCTGCTCCCCGCGGGCATCGCCGACCCGTTCGGACCGGTGGCCGACGCGGACGGCGACGAGGACGTGCACTTCCACGGCTACACCTTCGAATCCGTGCTGCAGCCGAGCAACGCCGGCGGCGCGTATCGCGCCCGCCGCGAGGACGGCACGCCGGTCTTCGTGAAAGAGGCTCGCGCCCACAACGGTTACGCGGGCAACGAGGACGCGCGCACCCGGCTGGAGCGCGAATATCTCACCCTGCGCGCCCTGCACGCCGCCGCGCCCGGCCTCGCCCCCGCGCCGGTCGAGCTGTTCACCGAATGGGAACACACCTACCTCGTCACCGAATTCGTGCCGGGCCGCACGCTCAGCAAGTGGATGGTCGCGACGAATCCGCTGATCCACGCCGGGGCCGGCCCGGCCGTGTTCGCCGCCTACTACCGGCGGTGCGCGCACCTGCTCGCGCAGCTCACGGCCCAGCTGGCCACGCTGCACGACCTCGGTTACGCCTTCGTCGACGTCTCTCCGGGCAACGTCCTGGTCGATGATCAGGACACCGTGCGCCTCATCGACTTCGAGGCCACCCAGCCCGTGGACCACCCGCTCGGCCTGCTCGGCACGCCCGGTTACGAACCGCCGGAATCCCGCGCGCCGGGGGCCCGGGCGAAGATCGATCCCCTGCACGTCGACGCCTACGGCCTGCGCGCGATCGCGCAACTGCTGGTCTTCCCGATGCACGAAGCCGCGCGGCGCAGCCCTGAGACGCTGGATCACCTGTACGCCGATCTGGCCGAATTATGCCCTCCCCCAGCGGATTTATGGGCAGCGGTGGCGCATACGCGAACCACGCCCCCGGTGCGGCGCCTGCCTTCGCCCGAGGAAGTCCGTTGTGCGCCCGCGGAAACGGTGCGGTGGTTGCGCGATCGGACGGCTGACGCGCTGACCCGGATGGCCGAACTCACCAACCCGCGCTGGGTGTATCCCACTGCGCCGGAGGGCCATCGGACCAACACCGCATGCGTGGCCTACGGCACCGCCGGCGTGCTGCACGCCTTGCGCGCCGCCGGGCGCGACATCGATCCCGCGATCATCGAACGGTTGCGCGTCACAGCTCTGCGTGATCGGCATCGGACCGGGCCGGGACTGCTGTACGGCAACGCCGGAATCGCCTGGGTACTGGACGATCTCGGCGAGCGCGACGCGGCACTGACCCTACTCGCCGCGGCGAACGGCCACCGGCTGGCGACCGAGTCGCCGAGCTGGGGCGGCGGTGCGGCGGGCCTCGCGATGACGCACCTGTCCTTCTTCCACCGCACCGGCGACGCCGACCACCTCGAGCAGGCGCAACGTCTGCTCGACGCGGTACCCGACGGCGCTGCGCTGCGCCACGCGCTCGGCCCGGACCATCCGTCCGGCCTCGCGCACGGCAGGCCCGGCCTCGCGCTCGCGCTCTACTACCTGTCGATGTGCACCGGCGCGCCGGAACCGTTCGAACGGGGGCTGCGGCTGCTGCGCGCCGAACTCGGGCACACCGAGCCGATTCCGGTCGGCGCGTTGGGCTTCCGGGTCTCGGACACCGACCGGCGCAACATGCCGTACCTGGCGTGCGGCAGCGCGGGCTACGCCCACGTCCTCGCCCGATACCTCGGCCACCGATCCGACCCGGAACTCGCCGCGGTGCTGCGCAGTTGCGTTCGAGCCGTTGGCATTCGGTTCACCGCGGCACCCGGGCTGTGCCAGGGCCAAGCCGGCTTGGCGCTCGTGCACGCCGACGTGGCGGCCCGATTCCCGGACGAGAACTTCCTGCCCGACGCGGACCGGCGCGCGACCGCGCTGTTCAAGTACGCGATCGCGGACGGGACCGGCGTCCGCTGGCTCGGCGGCCTGGGACAGCGCCTCAGCGCCGATCTGGCCACCGGTTCCGCGGGCATCCTGCTGGCCCTCCAGCACGCCACCGGCGGCGTCACCGATCCGCTCTTCACCCTCGACCACTGCCTCGCCGAGCACCCCGCCCGGCCCCGGACCGCCCGTCCGCGAAGCGATTTCGAGAGGAGGTGA
- a CDS encoding MFS transporter, whose product MSTSATVASPEADLRRYRVAQAASTFGSTLTGTAVSVVAVVGLGAGPHAVSLIVTSAMIPPLVLGPAAGVLLDRVRRPRRLLIAADLVAAAAVLCCAATMGAGVLTVTGLAALSFVLGLARVVIEGLYFAHLATLGITDLGRARAGLQSTTMLTRSIGASVAGPMVTTIGAAAMFAGDALTYLFSAYCLTRIDAPDRRQTAPRGGFSREFRDGVAALRSHPLLAALAMYLLVGGAAAGGTAALRAVFLLDEVALPVAVYGIPAVVATLCAAAGALLAPRLHARAVPARQVLAVTVLGGAVGTALLPMATGPTAVLLLAACLGAAVPMFFGAVLNIALVTVMGDGVGDGYFARVGALLATGTTAANLLGALLGGVLGERFGARTGIWAFVVVDLVASLVFLLIVGRAPAARDSVADSMAKVA is encoded by the coding sequence ATGAGTACCTCAGCTACCGTGGCCTCGCCCGAGGCCGATCTTCGGCGCTACCGGGTCGCGCAGGCGGCCTCGACGTTCGGCAGCACCCTCACCGGCACCGCGGTCTCCGTGGTCGCGGTCGTCGGTTTGGGCGCGGGGCCGCACGCGGTTTCGCTCATCGTGACCAGCGCGATGATCCCGCCGCTGGTGCTCGGCCCGGCGGCCGGGGTGCTCCTCGACCGGGTGCGCAGACCACGCCGGCTGCTCATCGCGGCCGACCTGGTCGCCGCTGCGGCGGTGCTGTGCTGTGCCGCCACGATGGGCGCGGGCGTGCTGACCGTGACCGGGCTGGCCGCCCTGTCGTTCGTCCTCGGCCTGGCCCGGGTGGTGATCGAAGGCTTGTACTTCGCCCACCTGGCCACGCTCGGGATCACCGATCTCGGCCGGGCGCGTGCCGGACTGCAGTCGACGACGATGCTGACCCGATCGATCGGCGCTTCGGTCGCCGGGCCGATGGTCACGACGATCGGCGCGGCGGCGATGTTCGCCGGTGACGCGCTCACCTATCTGTTCAGCGCCTACTGCCTGACCAGAATCGACGCGCCCGACCGCCGCCAGACCGCACCGCGCGGCGGTTTCAGCCGCGAATTCCGAGACGGCGTAGCGGCTTTGCGCAGTCACCCCCTGCTGGCAGCATTGGCGATGTACCTGCTGGTAGGTGGAGCCGCGGCGGGCGGCACCGCCGCGTTGCGGGCGGTGTTCCTGCTCGACGAAGTCGCGTTACCCGTTGCGGTGTACGGAATTCCGGCGGTGGTGGCGACGCTGTGCGCCGCGGCCGGTGCGCTGCTGGCCCCGCGCCTGCACGCCAGGGCCGTGCCCGCCCGGCAGGTGCTCGCGGTCACGGTACTCGGTGGCGCCGTAGGCACCGCGCTGTTGCCGATGGCCACGGGACCGACGGCGGTGCTGTTGCTCGCCGCCTGCCTCGGGGCGGCCGTGCCGATGTTCTTCGGTGCGGTACTCAATATCGCGCTGGTGACGGTAATGGGCGACGGTGTCGGCGACGGGTACTTCGCCCGGGTCGGCGCGCTGCTGGCCACCGGGACCACGGCGGCGAACCTGCTCGGCGCGCTGCTGGGCGGCGTCCTCGGCGAACGGTTCGGCGCCCGCACCGGGATCTGGGCGTTCGTCGTCGTGGATCTCGTTGCTTCCCTTGTGTTCCTGCTGATCGTCGGGCGCGCACCCGCGGCCCGCGACAGCGTTGCCGATTCGATGGCGAAGGTGGCGTGA
- a CDS encoding prolyl oligopeptidase family serine peptidase translates to MTAEYPYIPASDTWDELHGNRIPDPFRRLEDLADPGNRAWVTSQRQLADSYLDALPGQDRLREVLRDIIVAGPTASPVKSGGTRRFRVGRAHSAGPWQLEVADGPQGEWRTLLDAAVLGKGAILRRWTPSPDGRFVAVQASVGGSEDTTPLALLDAATGAVLHSCPLTRYAPVEWLGDGSGYFYVRRHENGCGSGVYRHRVGTELADDELLVGDENPVGRYHLTFWHDRWLIVTGRAGTSRTTRVSIADLHEGTSLRPLELGGLSSAGVVLDTAGRILAISTATCEFGQLLVAEPLPSGGWGPWRVLVRDAEPAVLAAFALAPADGADRLLILRTRDGYAELSVHDAVRGDWLFDAELPGAGTVAGIKSTDEPGVLVLSYTDWIRPIGAWRLDLRSGQVCPTEPVSRELPGITVTRATYRSADDTEVPVTVLAPAGPPVPRPTILSCYGGFGITFRPGYQPDGLTWVLAGGVMAIAGVRGGGERGRRWHRDGAGVHKLNAFADLHAAGDWLIETGWTRRGALALLGGSNGGLMAVGAMVQRPTDYAAVVSAGAPLDMVRYERWGLGRAWREEYGSADDPTALPVLLRYSPYYNVTAHTGESPRRWPPALFTTGDSDTRVPPVHSCKMVAALQRETGGPVLLDVIVGKGHAGGGPSSDRALICLLAFVAQHTGLTLEE, encoded by the coding sequence ATGACTGCCGAATACCCCTATATCCCCGCGTCCGATACGTGGGACGAGCTGCACGGCAATCGGATTCCCGATCCGTTCCGGCGGCTGGAGGATCTGGCCGACCCGGGCAACCGCGCCTGGGTGACGTCTCAACGGCAACTGGCCGACAGCTACCTCGACGCGCTGCCCGGTCAGGATCGGTTGCGAGAAGTATTGCGCGACATCATCGTCGCCGGGCCGACCGCGTCGCCGGTGAAATCCGGCGGCACGCGCCGGTTCCGGGTGGGCCGGGCGCATTCCGCGGGACCGTGGCAGCTGGAGGTCGCCGACGGTCCGCAGGGCGAGTGGCGCACGCTGCTCGATGCGGCGGTGCTCGGGAAAGGGGCGATCCTGCGGCGCTGGACGCCGTCACCGGACGGCCGGTTCGTCGCCGTGCAGGCCAGTGTCGGCGGCTCCGAGGACACGACTCCGCTCGCCCTGCTCGACGCCGCCACCGGCGCGGTGCTGCACAGCTGCCCGCTGACCCGGTACGCACCGGTGGAGTGGCTGGGCGACGGCAGTGGCTACTTCTATGTGCGACGACACGAGAACGGCTGCGGCAGTGGGGTGTACCGGCATCGGGTGGGCACCGAACTCGCCGACGACGAACTCCTCGTCGGCGACGAGAACCCCGTTGGCCGCTACCATCTCACCTTCTGGCACGACCGCTGGCTCATCGTCACCGGACGTGCGGGCACCAGCCGGACCACGCGGGTCTCGATCGCCGATCTGCACGAAGGGACTTCGTTGCGTCCGCTCGAACTCGGTGGACTCTCCTCCGCCGGGGTGGTGCTCGATACGGCGGGCCGTATTCTCGCAATCTCCACCGCCACTTGCGAATTCGGGCAGTTGCTCGTCGCCGAACCCCTGCCGTCGGGCGGGTGGGGTCCATGGCGGGTGCTGGTCCGGGACGCGGAGCCCGCGGTGCTGGCCGCGTTCGCGCTTGCCCCGGCCGATGGCGCGGACCGGCTCCTGATCCTGCGCACCAGAGACGGTTACGCCGAACTGTCGGTACATGACGCGGTGCGCGGCGACTGGTTGTTCGACGCCGAATTGCCCGGCGCCGGAACGGTTGCGGGCATCAAATCCACCGACGAACCCGGCGTGCTGGTGCTGAGCTACACCGACTGGATCCGGCCGATCGGGGCTTGGCGACTGGACCTGCGGTCGGGACAGGTGTGCCCGACCGAGCCTGTGTCACGCGAACTGCCCGGCATCACCGTCACCCGCGCGACCTACCGCTCCGCCGACGACACCGAGGTGCCCGTCACGGTGCTCGCACCCGCCGGTCCACCGGTGCCCAGACCCACCATCCTCAGCTGCTACGGCGGCTTCGGCATCACGTTCCGGCCCGGCTATCAACCGGACGGACTGACCTGGGTGCTGGCCGGCGGTGTGATGGCCATCGCCGGGGTGCGCGGCGGCGGCGAACGCGGGCGACGCTGGCACCGCGACGGAGCCGGCGTGCACAAGCTCAACGCGTTCGCCGACCTGCACGCGGCGGGTGACTGGCTGATCGAAACAGGCTGGACGCGGCGCGGGGCCCTCGCACTGCTCGGCGGCAGCAACGGCGGGCTGATGGCGGTCGGCGCCATGGTGCAGCGGCCCACGGACTACGCCGCGGTGGTCAGCGCGGGCGCTCCGCTGGACATGGTGCGCTACGAACGCTGGGGGCTCGGGCGCGCGTGGCGGGAGGAGTACGGCTCCGCCGACGATCCCACGGCCCTGCCGGTACTGCTGCGCTACTCGCCGTACTACAACGTCACCGCGCACACCGGCGAGTCACCGCGTCGCTGGCCGCCTGCGCTGTTCACCACCGGTGACAGCGACACCCGGGTGCCGCCGGTGCACTCGTGCAAGATGGTCGCCGCGCTGCAACGCGAGACCGGCGGCCCGGTGCTGCTCGACGTGATCGTCGGCAAAGGCCACGCGGGCGGCGGGCCGTCCTCCGACCGCGCGCTCATCTGCCTGCTCGCCTTCGTCGCCCAGCACACCGGATTGACGCTCGAAGAATGA
- a CDS encoding TetR/AcrR family transcriptional regulator, whose amino-acid sequence MAVARTPRQAWIEQGLQTLAAHGVAAVRIEVLAKALGVTKGGFYGYFADRNALLEEMLDTWERESIDDVLARVEDEDDPRVKIVLAGQLTLSRERLLAIDLAIRDWARRDDAVAERLRRVDNRRMALLRSTIGTFCDDPDEIEARSLLAFCAAIGNQFLVADHNGRTRDEVLARASAIILDRPPDRPSPGS is encoded by the coding sequence GTGGCCGTGGCCCGCACGCCACGCCAGGCGTGGATCGAGCAGGGATTGCAGACGCTGGCCGCGCACGGTGTGGCCGCGGTGCGCATCGAGGTGCTGGCCAAGGCACTCGGCGTGACCAAGGGCGGCTTCTACGGTTACTTCGCCGACCGCAACGCACTGCTGGAAGAGATGCTGGACACCTGGGAACGGGAGAGCATCGATGACGTGCTCGCCCGGGTCGAGGACGAGGACGATCCGCGCGTCAAGATCGTGCTGGCCGGGCAGTTGACGTTGTCCAGGGAGCGACTGCTGGCCATCGACCTGGCGATTCGCGATTGGGCTCGCCGCGATGACGCGGTCGCCGAACGCCTGCGCCGGGTGGACAACCGGCGGATGGCCTTGCTGCGCAGCACGATCGGCACCTTCTGCGACGATCCGGACGAGATCGAGGCCCGCAGCCTGCTCGCCTTCTGCGCGGCCATCGGAAACCAGTTCCTCGTCGCCGACCACAACGGTCGCACCCGCGACGAAGTGCTGGCCCGCGCTTCGGCCATCATTCTCGACCGCCCACCGGACCGGCCGTCGCCCGGATCGTGA